The following proteins are co-located in the Rippkaea orientalis PCC 8801 genome:
- a CDS encoding diguanylate cyclase domain-containing protein, with protein MNNKATHKADILVVEDQLDNLKLLSNILWDEGYQVRQAIDGEMALIAIDTKYPDLILLDIKIPRLDGYQLCQTLKAKETTANIPVIFLSAFDELWEKVKAFEMGAVDYITKPYQAPEVLARVENQVKLSLLQKQLKAHNNILQRQLDLTEAAQEFHGQPQIDAYLLHQAIKATYNGIIITDATQSDNPIIYVNPGFERMTGYSLEEVKGKNCRFLQGNDRNQPEILYMKTCLQEHRQCFITIRNYRKDGSMFWNEVSLSPVKDESGKLVYYIGVQTDVTVRKRVEEERQRYEASVQKMNQELHELNTKLHRLANLDGLTEVANRRCFDDCLEQEWRRLSREEKPISLILGDIDYFKRFNDTYGHLQGDDCLKQVAKALSKGVHRPADLVARFGGEEFAVLLPNTPAFGAMQVAQKILEEIRQLQIPHKASQAKPYVTMSLGVATVIPSLDLPPKTLIDTADGYLFQAKNQGRDRAIDGDSP; from the coding sequence ATGAACAACAAAGCCACCCATAAAGCAGATATTTTAGTAGTAGAAGATCAACTTGATAACCTAAAGTTATTATCTAATATTCTCTGGGATGAAGGTTATCAAGTGAGGCAAGCCATTGATGGAGAAATGGCCTTAATTGCCATTGATACTAAGTATCCTGATTTAATTTTACTTGATATTAAAATTCCTCGTCTTGATGGTTATCAACTGTGTCAAACCTTAAAAGCCAAAGAAACCACGGCTAATATTCCGGTAATTTTTTTAAGTGCCTTTGACGAACTCTGGGAAAAAGTTAAAGCCTTTGAAATGGGTGCAGTGGATTATATTACTAAACCTTATCAAGCACCAGAAGTCTTAGCCAGAGTAGAAAACCAAGTTAAATTAAGTCTTTTACAAAAACAATTAAAAGCCCATAATAATATCTTACAACGGCAATTAGATTTAACAGAAGCTGCCCAAGAATTTCATGGACAACCTCAAATTGATGCTTATTTATTACATCAAGCCATAAAAGCAACCTACAATGGAATTATTATTACCGATGCGACCCAATCCGATAACCCAATTATTTACGTTAACCCTGGATTTGAAAGAATGACCGGATATTCCTTAGAAGAAGTCAAAGGAAAAAATTGTCGCTTTCTTCAAGGAAACGATCGCAATCAACCAGAGATTTTGTACATGAAAACTTGTCTTCAAGAACACCGTCAATGCTTTATTACCATTCGCAATTATCGCAAAGATGGGTCAATGTTTTGGAATGAAGTTTCCTTGTCTCCGGTTAAAGATGAATCAGGAAAACTGGTCTACTATATCGGAGTCCAGACCGATGTAACCGTACGCAAACGAGTCGAAGAAGAAAGACAACGTTACGAGGCATCAGTGCAAAAAATGAATCAAGAATTGCATGAACTCAATACGAAATTACACCGCTTAGCCAATCTTGATGGCTTAACAGAAGTCGCTAACCGTCGCTGCTTTGATGATTGCCTGGAACAAGAATGGCGACGATTATCCCGCGAAGAGAAGCCCATATCTTTGATTTTAGGCGATATTGACTACTTTAAACGATTTAACGATACCTACGGTCATCTCCAAGGGGATGATTGTCTCAAACAAGTGGCCAAAGCCTTGAGTAAAGGGGTACACCGTCCTGCTGATTTAGTCGCGCGGTTTGGGGGAGAAGAATTTGCCGTTTTGTTGCCGAATACCCCGGCTTTTGGGGCTATGCAAGTTGCCCAAAAGATTCTAGAAGAAATTCGACAGCTACAAATTCCCCATAAAGCATCTCAGGCTAAACCCTATGTCACCATGAGTTTAGGGGTAGCCACTGTTATCCCCTCCCTAGACTTACCGCCGAAAACCTTAATTGATACAGCCGATGGGTATCTGTTTCAAGCAAAAAACCAAGGACGCGATCGCGCTATTGATGGAGACAGTCCCTGA
- a CDS encoding DUF1818 family protein, whose translation MSDRILKQGLGWRIGWNPLATTYQGLVGGENWALELTEAEFNDFCRLLQQLDETMTLMADELMDSERIACEAESDLLWLEVEGYPHSYSLQLILNHGRRCEGNWPQEVVRELVQAIRTLKYF comes from the coding sequence ATGAGCGATCGCATCCTCAAACAAGGACTAGGATGGCGTATCGGCTGGAATCCTCTGGCAACTACCTATCAAGGGTTAGTCGGGGGTGAAAATTGGGCACTAGAACTGACAGAAGCTGAATTTAACGACTTTTGTCGGTTATTGCAACAGTTGGACGAAACCATGACGTTGATGGCCGATGAGTTGATGGACTCTGAAAGAATCGCTTGTGAGGCGGAAAGCGACCTATTATGGTTGGAGGTGGAAGGATACCCTCATTCCTATTCTTTACAGTTGATTCTTAACCATGGCCGCCGTTGTGAAGGGAACTGGCCTCAGGAAGTCGTCAGGGAATTAGTCCAAGCAATTCGTACGTTAAAATACTTTTAA
- a CDS encoding DNA-directed RNA polymerase subunit omega, whose product MHKRHSFDSSQVMYRAQELLDAAANRYRITVQVANRAKRRRYEEFDSIDDPAMKPTVRAIIEMSDELTQPEIISDN is encoded by the coding sequence ATCCACAAAAGACATTCTTTTGATTCATCACAGGTAATGTATCGCGCTCAAGAACTGCTTGATGCTGCGGCTAATCGTTATCGGATTACCGTACAAGTCGCTAACCGGGCTAAACGTCGCCGCTATGAAGAATTTGATAGTATCGATGATCCAGCGATGAAACCGACGGTTCGTGCCATTATTGAAATGTCGGATGAATTAACCCAACCCGAAATCATTAGTGATAATTAA
- a CDS encoding sulfite oxidase-like oxidoreductase, which translates to MLGKFFQKPSTPNSDRVPPGQFLATGFPVLTYGDTPQINLEQWQFKVWGLATPQTFTWSDFMALPHHQFTKDFHCVTRWSKLDVQWTGIKITDFMKLIEVDSKATHVMQHCYGGYTTNLPLEDFIKEDNFFAFELSGNPLDLEHGGPMRSVIPHLYAWKSAKWINGLEFLPKDQPGFWERNGYHRRGDPWQEERYGS; encoded by the coding sequence ATGTTAGGTAAATTTTTTCAGAAACCCTCTACTCCTAATAGCGATCGCGTTCCCCCTGGACAATTTTTAGCAACAGGGTTTCCTGTTTTGACCTATGGGGATACCCCTCAAATTAATCTTGAGCAGTGGCAATTTAAAGTCTGGGGGTTAGCAACACCTCAAACGTTTACTTGGTCAGATTTTATGGCACTTCCTCACCATCAATTTACCAAGGATTTTCATTGTGTTACCCGTTGGTCTAAGTTAGATGTCCAGTGGACGGGAATTAAGATTACTGACTTTATGAAATTAATCGAAGTTGATAGCAAAGCTACCCATGTTATGCAACATTGTTATGGAGGATATACGACCAATCTTCCGTTAGAAGATTTTATCAAAGAGGACAATTTTTTTGCCTTTGAACTCTCAGGAAATCCCCTGGATCTCGAACACGGTGGACCAATGCGATCGGTGATTCCCCATTTGTATGCTTGGAAAAGTGCTAAATGGATTAATGGGCTCGAATTTTTGCCCAAAGATCAACCCGGATTTTGGGAACGAAACGGTTATCATCGACGGGGTGATCCTTGGCAAGAAGAGCGTTATGGGAGTTAA
- the fabI gene encoding enoyl-ACP reductase FabI, with protein sequence MLDLTGKNALVTGIANNRSIAWGIAQQLHKAGANLGVTFLPDDKGRFEKKVQEVVEPLKPSIFVPCDVQNEAQVEATFQAVADSWGKLDILIHCLAFADKSGLTGDFSAVSREAFTQSLEISTFSLANMAKYAKPLMTDGGSIVTLTYLGGVKVIPNYNLMGVAKAGLEMSVRYLASELGPNNIRVNAISAGPIRTLASSAVGGILDMIHHVEEIAPLRRTVTQLEVGNAAAFLCSDLASGITGQILYVDAGYEVMGM encoded by the coding sequence ATGTTAGATCTAACGGGAAAAAACGCGCTGGTTACGGGAATTGCTAATAATCGCTCTATTGCTTGGGGTATTGCTCAACAACTCCATAAAGCAGGGGCTAACCTCGGTGTTACCTTTTTACCCGATGATAAGGGGCGTTTTGAGAAAAAAGTCCAAGAAGTGGTTGAACCCCTAAAGCCGTCGATTTTTGTGCCGTGTGATGTGCAAAATGAAGCTCAGGTGGAGGCAACTTTCCAAGCCGTGGCAGATAGTTGGGGAAAACTCGATATTTTAATCCATTGTTTGGCGTTTGCAGATAAATCGGGTTTAACGGGGGATTTTAGTGCTGTTTCCCGTGAAGCGTTTACGCAATCCCTAGAAATTAGTACCTTTTCTTTAGCCAATATGGCAAAGTATGCTAAACCCCTAATGACGGATGGGGGAAGTATCGTTACTTTGACCTATTTGGGAGGCGTTAAGGTCATTCCTAATTACAATCTGATGGGGGTTGCTAAAGCGGGTTTAGAAATGAGTGTCCGTTATTTAGCTTCAGAATTGGGACCCAATAATATTCGCGTTAATGCCATTTCTGCCGGACCCATTCGCACGTTGGCCTCTTCTGCGGTAGGGGGTATTCTCGATATGATTCACCATGTTGAAGAAATTGCCCCCCTCAGACGGACAGTGACACAATTAGAAGTGGGAAATGCGGCGGCTTTTTTGTGTAGTGATCTCGCTAGTGGCATCACCGGACAAATTCTCTATGTTGATGCGGGTTACGAAGTTATGGGAATGTAA
- the ntcA gene encoding global nitrogen regulator NtcA, with translation MEVSVPQDKPLAAVFRRIGGGSYPPVVEAFERGKTIFFPGDPAERVYFLLKGAVKLSRVYEAGEEITVALLRENSVFGVLSLITGQRSDRFYHAVAFTPVELLSAPIDQVELALKNNPDLSILMLQGLSSRILQTEMMIETLAHRDMGSRLVSFLLILCRDFGVPTSDGIRIDLKLSHQAIAEAIGSTRVTVTRLLGDLRQEGMISIHKKKITVHNPVALSQQFT, from the coding sequence ATGGAAGTCTCTGTACCTCAAGATAAACCCTTAGCAGCCGTTTTCCGTCGAATTGGCGGCGGTAGTTACCCCCCGGTCGTTGAAGCCTTCGAGCGGGGTAAAACCATATTTTTTCCAGGTGATCCGGCTGAAAGAGTCTATTTCTTACTCAAAGGAGCGGTCAAACTCTCCCGTGTCTACGAAGCTGGAGAAGAAATCACCGTCGCTTTGTTGAGAGAAAATAGTGTTTTTGGGGTGTTATCCCTGATTACCGGCCAGCGTTCTGATCGCTTTTATCATGCAGTGGCCTTTACCCCTGTGGAATTATTATCGGCTCCCATCGATCAAGTGGAGTTAGCCCTGAAAAATAATCCAGATTTATCGATCTTGATGCTTCAGGGGTTATCGTCGCGGATTTTACAAACAGAAATGATGATCGAAACCCTAGCTCACCGCGATATGGGTTCGCGTTTAGTCAGTTTTTTGTTAATTTTATGTCGAGATTTCGGGGTTCCTACTTCCGACGGGATTCGGATTGATCTAAAGTTATCCCATCAGGCGATCGCTGAGGCTATTGGATCAACCCGCGTCACAGTCACCCGTCTTTTGGGGGATTTACGCCAAGAAGGGATGATTTCTATCCATAAGAAAAAGATTACTGTCCATAACCCCGTTGCCCTCAGTCAGCAGTTTACCTAA
- a CDS encoding DUF3084 domain-containing protein, whose amino-acid sequence MTSAYILIAAILILGGLIAALGDRLGSKVGKKKLRLGNLRPKQTAIVVTVLTGTLIAASTLSILFTFSKSLREGIFELDEILKQLRIAQADLEQVGREKQEVSQELKTAKQQQNKAQQRLLSINQNFKKAQQQLGSVSNQAKKLRQDIETLLKERESLLQRKTELDGQISQLQAQIRDRDQELTKGQQKITDQNRILQQRQTRLQALENRLNALEKQQSQLQTEIDQRDDQIAQLDQAINQKDLVLKNRESKLQELESQLSYLQREVQVLEQYYQTYQELRERKIAIVRGQVLSLGAVRIVSSKAVLQVVDELLRRANESALEALGKTDAKGKERIVKITKAQVDQLVEQLKDGRDYVVRIISAGNYVQGEKEVRVFADVVLNQKIFSEDETIAAVSIDSSNMTEENIQQRLDLLLAATQFRARRAGVVGNIQVEDGRLKTVIDFIEQSSKFEEGLDEIKAISAEDTYTIGPLKIRLLGIKNGEVMFGT is encoded by the coding sequence ATGACCAGTGCTTACATTCTAATTGCAGCTATTTTAATACTGGGGGGCTTAATCGCGGCCTTAGGGGATCGTTTAGGCAGTAAAGTCGGCAAAAAGAAGCTGCGTCTTGGGAATTTGCGGCCAAAACAAACAGCGATCGTTGTCACGGTTTTAACCGGAACCCTAATTGCAGCTTCTACCCTCAGCATTTTATTTACTTTTAGTAAATCCCTACGGGAAGGGATCTTTGAACTCGATGAAATTCTCAAACAATTACGCATTGCTCAAGCGGATTTAGAACAAGTAGGAAGAGAAAAACAAGAAGTTTCTCAAGAATTAAAAACTGCCAAACAGCAACAAAATAAGGCTCAACAACGGCTTCTATCGATTAATCAAAATTTTAAAAAAGCACAGCAACAACTGGGATCTGTCTCTAATCAAGCTAAAAAACTGCGTCAGGATATTGAAACACTCCTCAAGGAAAGGGAAAGCTTATTGCAGCGCAAAACCGAGCTAGATGGACAAATTAGCCAGCTACAAGCTCAGATTCGTGATAGAGATCAAGAACTCACTAAAGGACAACAAAAAATTACGGACCAAAATCGTATTCTGCAACAAAGACAAACCCGTTTACAAGCACTAGAAAATCGGTTAAACGCTTTAGAAAAACAGCAAAGTCAATTACAAACAGAAATTGATCAGAGAGATGATCAAATTGCTCAGCTTGACCAAGCAATTAATCAAAAAGATCTCGTTCTTAAAAATCGAGAATCTAAATTACAAGAGTTAGAATCCCAATTAAGTTATTTACAGCGAGAGGTTCAAGTTTTAGAACAATACTATCAAACCTATCAAGAATTAAGAGAACGAAAAATTGCCATTGTTCGGGGTCAAGTTTTATCGTTAGGAGCCGTTCGTATTGTTTCTTCTAAAGCGGTTTTACAAGTCGTTGATGAACTGCTCCGACGGGCAAATGAATCAGCCCTTGAAGCTCTTGGTAAAACAGATGCTAAAGGGAAAGAAAGAATCGTTAAAATTACTAAGGCTCAAGTTGATCAATTAGTAGAACAACTGAAAGATGGTCGAGATTATGTAGTAAGAATTATTTCGGCTGGCAATTATGTTCAGGGAGAAAAAGAGGTTCGTGTTTTTGCCGATGTCGTTCTCAATCAAAAAATTTTTAGTGAAGATGAAACCATTGCAGCCGTTTCGATCGATTCCTCAAATATGACAGAAGAAAATATTCAACAACGATTGGATTTATTGTTGGCAGCAACCCAATTTCGCGCCCGTCGCGCTGGCGTTGTTGGTAACATTCAGGTGGAAGATGGACGCTTAAAAACTGTTATTGATTTTATTGAACAATCCAGTAAATTTGAGGAAGGATTAGATGAAATTAAAGCCATATCAGCCGAAGATACTTATACCATTGGACCTTTGAAAATTCGTCTACTTGGAATTAAAAATGGTGAAGTTATGTTCGGAACTTAA
- a CDS encoding pre-16S rRNA-processing nuclease YqgF, protein MNIKPPEIILGFDPGRDKCGLAVRDQKDQILYHEVVSSEAAIATLKSVSQQYPIDLLVMGNQTTSKQWKKQLESELSPTFPIVMVDERNSSLEARDRYWQMYPPQGLTRLIPQGMRLPPCPIDDIVAILLIERYLNNTED, encoded by the coding sequence ATGAACATTAAACCTCCCGAAATTATATTAGGATTTGATCCAGGACGAGATAAATGTGGTTTAGCGGTTAGAGATCAAAAAGATCAAATTCTTTACCATGAAGTGGTGAGTTCTGAAGCCGCGATCGCTACCCTAAAATCTGTTTCTCAACAATATCCGATTGATCTCTTAGTCATGGGCAATCAAACCACTTCTAAACAGTGGAAAAAGCAGTTAGAAAGCGAACTTTCTCCAACATTTCCTATTGTTATGGTTGATGAACGTAATAGTAGTTTAGAAGCAAGAGATCGCTACTGGCAAATGTATCCCCCTCAAGGACTCACCCGCTTAATTCCCCAAGGGATGAGACTTCCTCCTTGTCCGATCGATGATATCGTGGCTATTCTATTAATTGAACGATATTTGAATAACACTGAAGACTAA
- a CDS encoding polyprenol monophosphomannose synthase: MPKLHDSSPNSLVCTVLPTFNERDNITPLIERLLASVPSPYLVLVIDDNSPDETWQVVADLAAKYPYAAKTDKTTSGVALVRRIKEKGLTSAIARGIREAIDTYGASIITWMDCDLSMPPEDVAQLVKAIREQEADVAVGSRWVDGGTDIAHGLMARVLSWIINHFAMLLLGSKVHDYTSGFIAARSHVLERIPLRGDYGEYCIDLLCRASRLGYHLVEVPYVCVPRTAGESKTGINLWDYLSKGRKYVSTIVMLWLNQKSN; this comes from the coding sequence ATGCCTAAGCTTCATGATTCCTCTCCTAACTCCCTCGTTTGTACGGTTTTACCGACGTTTAACGAACGGGATAATATTACACCCCTAATTGAACGCCTCCTAGCAAGTGTACCGAGTCCGTATCTAGTCCTGGTGATTGACGATAACTCTCCCGATGAAACCTGGCAAGTGGTCGCAGATTTAGCAGCAAAGTATCCCTATGCTGCCAAAACAGACAAAACCACATCAGGAGTCGCTCTGGTCCGACGAATCAAAGAAAAAGGATTAACCTCTGCCATTGCGCGAGGCATTAGAGAAGCCATTGACACCTATGGAGCGTCAATTATAACTTGGATGGATTGTGACCTCTCCATGCCCCCAGAAGATGTCGCTCAACTGGTAAAAGCCATTCGAGAACAAGAGGCTGATGTAGCAGTCGGATCTCGTTGGGTAGACGGAGGAACCGACATTGCTCACGGGTTAATGGCACGGGTGTTGAGTTGGATTATTAATCATTTTGCCATGTTACTCCTGGGTTCTAAGGTTCATGATTATACCAGTGGCTTTATTGCAGCGCGATCGCACGTCCTAGAACGCATTCCGTTACGAGGAGACTATGGGGAATATTGTATTGATTTATTGTGTCGTGCGAGTCGATTGGGCTATCATTTAGTCGAAGTTCCTTACGTCTGTGTCCCCCGTACAGCAGGAGAAAGCAAAACCGGGATTAATTTATGGGATTATCTCAGTAAAGGACGTAAATATGTCTCCACCATTGTCATGCTTTGGCTCAATCAGAAAAGTAATTAG